One window from the genome of Natronomonas pharaonis DSM 2160 encodes:
- the bioD gene encoding dethiobiotin synthase translates to MTIAVVGTDTGVGKTVVTAGLVAWLREQGRKARAVKPVQTGYPEDDDADYVRNICGEAAAATRLRTFEKPLAPAVAARRADSTIAFDDVVAATRTALAEADIGVVEGAGGLRVPLATDGDQEIVDLVAALDVPALVVARSGLGTLNHTALTVETLRRRSVPVAGVALNRYTAASVAERTNPDELERMCDCPVETLPERPSPAPTAVRQLGEAVATMPNMNEIW, encoded by the coding sequence GTGACTATCGCTGTCGTCGGTACCGACACGGGCGTCGGCAAGACGGTTGTGACCGCTGGGCTGGTTGCATGGCTCCGCGAGCAGGGTCGCAAGGCCCGCGCGGTCAAGCCGGTCCAAACCGGCTATCCGGAGGACGACGACGCTGACTACGTCCGAAATATCTGTGGCGAAGCGGCGGCGGCCACCCGATTGCGAACGTTCGAGAAGCCGTTGGCTCCCGCTGTTGCTGCCCGTCGGGCGGATTCGACCATCGCCTTCGATGACGTGGTTGCAGCGACGCGGACAGCGCTTGCTGAAGCGGATATTGGCGTTGTCGAAGGGGCCGGTGGCCTCCGGGTGCCGCTGGCGACCGACGGCGACCAAGAAATCGTCGACCTCGTGGCGGCGCTCGATGTCCCAGCGCTCGTCGTCGCCCGCTCTGGACTTGGCACGCTTAACCACACGGCACTGACCGTCGAGACGCTCCGACGCCGGTCGGTACCGGTTGCTGGCGTCGCCTTGAACCGCTATACGGCAGCATCGGTCGCCGAACGGACGAACCCGGACGAACTCGAACGGATGTGTGACTGTCCTGTCGAGACGCTCCCGGAGCGTCCCTCGCCAGCCCCGACAGCTGTTCGGCAGCTCGGTGAGGCGGTGGCAACGATGCCTAATATGAATGAAATATGGTAG
- a CDS encoding aminotransferase class I/II-fold pyridoxal phosphate-dependent enzyme has translation MQRYDTRGFDLEARLADREDTGLRRDLAPVDSVGASARTAVDPKGEPPAFGDEKLVFAANNYLGLAGDDRLAAAAADTASAVGTGAGASRLVVGDTPAHRSLERRLAAEKSAERALVFSSGYAANVGTLTALSPDRIFSDELNHASIIDGARLSGADIEVYDHCDAAALEACMRDCADEAAADESWLVVTDSVFSMDGDVAPLADICDAADTYGAWVMVDEAHATGVYDGGIVGQRGLEDRVDVQLGTLSKALGAQGGFVAGDEPLVEYLLNAARSFVFSTGLAPPAAAAAERGLALAPQQRKPLWSNVDRLRSGLEALGYEVWGDTHILPVVVGDRGDALALADRLEDAGIVAPAIRPPTVPEGTSRIRLAPQATHTAADIDRCLAAFEVAGTEVGLL, from the coding sequence ATGCAGCGATACGACACCCGCGGGTTCGACCTCGAAGCCCGCCTCGCCGACCGGGAAGACACAGGCCTCCGGCGCGACCTCGCGCCGGTCGACAGCGTCGGTGCCAGCGCCCGTACTGCGGTCGACCCAAAAGGCGAGCCGCCGGCGTTCGGAGACGAAAAGCTGGTCTTCGCCGCCAATAACTATCTCGGGCTCGCGGGTGACGACCGGCTCGCTGCTGCGGCCGCAGACACAGCCAGTGCGGTTGGTACCGGCGCGGGCGCCTCACGGCTCGTGGTCGGCGATACGCCGGCTCATCGCTCGCTGGAGCGTCGGCTCGCCGCGGAGAAATCGGCCGAACGGGCGCTCGTCTTTTCGTCGGGGTATGCGGCGAACGTCGGCACGCTGACGGCACTGTCCCCCGACCGAATCTTCTCCGACGAGCTCAACCACGCTAGCATCATCGACGGCGCGCGGCTCTCGGGGGCCGACATCGAGGTGTACGACCACTGTGATGCCGCGGCGCTCGAAGCATGTATGCGCGACTGTGCCGACGAGGCTGCTGCCGACGAGTCGTGGTTGGTCGTCACTGATTCGGTCTTCTCGATGGACGGCGACGTGGCTCCGCTCGCGGATATCTGCGATGCTGCCGATACGTACGGCGCGTGGGTGATGGTCGATGAGGCCCACGCCACCGGCGTTTATGACGGTGGCATCGTCGGCCAGCGGGGGCTCGAAGACCGCGTCGACGTACAGCTCGGTACGCTCTCGAAGGCGCTGGGCGCACAGGGCGGTTTCGTCGCCGGGGATGAGCCCCTGGTGGAGTACCTGCTCAACGCCGCCCGCTCGTTCGTCTTCTCGACGGGGCTGGCCCCGCCCGCTGCGGCTGCTGCCGAACGAGGTCTTGCGCTGGCACCACAGCAGCGCAAGCCACTGTGGTCGAACGTCGACCGACTCCGGTCCGGGTTGGAGGCTCTCGGCTACGAGGTCTGGGGCGACACACATATCCTTCCGGTCGTCGTCGGCGACCGGGGAGACGCCCTTGCTCTCGCCGACCGGCTCGAGGATGCCGGCATCGTCGCCCCGGCCATCCGCCCACCGACCGTCCCGGAGGGAACGAGCCGCATCAGATTGGCTCCTCAAGCAACGCATACTGCAGCCGACATCGACCGGTGTCTGGCCGCCTTTGAAGTGGCCGGAACGGAGGTCGGGCTGTTGTGA